The Crocinitomicaceae bacterium genome includes a region encoding these proteins:
- the lhgO gene encoding L-2-hydroxyglutarate oxidase, with product MENKDLFDVAIIGGGIVGAATMYKLQIRNPHLKIVLIEKEKSLSAHQTGHNSGVIHSGLYYKPGSQKAKNCVKGRHELVAFAKEHGVAHDVCGKIVVATKESELVFMNKIFDNGIANGTEGIEIIDAKRIKEIEPFVEGIAGIWVPCTGIIDFVGATNKMAELAVKTNPESKIELGEKVIAINDKDGHHEVVTELKVFKTKKMIFCAGLQADRLARLDGVKLRERVVGFRGDYYELTHEAKHKVRNLIYPVPNPDFPFLGVHFTRMTDGETECGPNAVFTFKREGYGKTDFSWKDTWDALTYRGTWKLFFSNIRFGINEYRRAFSKRLFLKTLQTMIPSLTMDDIKPGRSGVRALLLSTDGDTRDDFRIEHLEDSIHVLNAPSPAATASLAIGEQVAEMAEEKFGWKQS from the coding sequence TTGGAAAATAAAGATCTGTTTGATGTAGCGATAATCGGCGGTGGAATCGTCGGTGCTGCTACTATGTACAAATTACAAATTCGCAATCCGCATCTTAAAATTGTGCTAATTGAAAAAGAAAAATCTCTTTCAGCGCATCAAACAGGCCACAATTCAGGGGTTATTCACAGCGGTCTCTATTATAAACCGGGTTCGCAAAAAGCAAAAAACTGCGTGAAAGGTCGTCATGAATTAGTAGCCTTTGCTAAAGAACATGGTGTTGCGCATGATGTATGCGGAAAAATTGTAGTTGCTACCAAAGAGAGTGAACTGGTGTTCATGAACAAAATTTTTGATAATGGTATTGCAAACGGAACAGAGGGAATTGAAATAATAGATGCAAAACGTATCAAAGAAATTGAACCATTTGTTGAAGGTATAGCCGGAATTTGGGTGCCTTGCACCGGCATCATTGATTTTGTTGGAGCAACCAATAAAATGGCAGAATTGGCGGTTAAAACAAATCCTGAATCAAAAATAGAATTAGGCGAAAAAGTTATTGCCATTAATGATAAAGACGGACATCACGAAGTAGTAACAGAGTTAAAAGTATTTAAAACAAAGAAGATGATTTTCTGCGCCGGCTTGCAAGCTGATCGTCTTGCGCGACTTGATGGTGTTAAACTGCGTGAACGCGTGGTTGGTTTCAGAGGTGATTATTATGAACTGACGCATGAAGCAAAACACAAAGTGCGGAATTTAATTTACCCGGTCCCCAATCCTGATTTTCCTTTTCTTGGCGTGCACTTCACCCGCATGACAGATGGTGAGACAGAATGTGGACCCAATGCAGTATTCACTTTTAAACGCGAAGGATACGGCAAAACAGATTTCAGTTGGAAAGACACTTGGGATGCTCTCACCTATCGCGGAACATGGAAATTATTTTTCAGCAATATTCGTTTCGGAATAAATGAATATCGCCGCGCATTTTCAAAAAGATTATTCCTCAAAACTTTGCAAACTATGATTCCATCACTCACGATGGATGACATCAAACCCGGCCGATCAGGAGTGCGCGCACTCCTGCTCAGCACAGATGGCGACACGCGGGATGATTTCAGAATTGAACATCTTGAAGACAGTATTCACGTATTGAATGCACCATCACCTGCCGCAACCGCTTCGCTAGCAATTGGCGAACAAGTAGCCGAAATGGCTGAAGAAAAATTTGGGTGGAAACAATCTTGA
- a CDS encoding M61 family metallopeptidase, whose protein sequence is MKYTLTYSKPNAQYIPITAIVNTKGKKQIELCLSAWRPGRYELGNFAKNIHGFSVFNDKGKKLKFEKTSKDVWLIENVKTSFIEVRYSYFAAELNAGSTFMNDQQLYVNPVNCLVYVKDQLNDPCELHVKIPADFKLACGALHKKNIIRTENFHELADSPFIAGASLQHHKYKTKDVLVHLWFQGECKPEWDKILPDFIKFTNSQIEKFGKFPVPEYHFLFQILPYPNYHGVEHLNSTVLALGPGYELMKEGYDDLLGVCSHELYHAWNIKSIRPVEMFPYDYSKENYSRLGYVCEGVTTYMGDLFLAESGVRKFSWYKTELEKLLQRHFDNFGRFNYSVAESSFDTWLDGYVSGAPNRKTSIYNEGALLAFVVDMKIRKASANKNSLHDVMQELYQKFALKRKGYSEEDYKKLLEKYANEKLDDLFDHFIHGVHSFETILVPAFETVGLSIKMIPNPSHAQAILGVKTLVVGDKTVVKQIYPGSTADLGKIQMEDEIVAVNGYRVNANLDKWVEYFKDSQIELTVSRAGRILQLLCPHTNKSYFPVYQLSFSKAPSNLEKRIFKKWCGEEWGKTVQ, encoded by the coding sequence ATGAAATACACGTTGACTTATTCAAAACCAAATGCGCAGTATATACCTATTACCGCAATAGTGAATACAAAAGGAAAAAAACAGATTGAACTTTGTCTTTCAGCATGGCGGCCGGGTAGATATGAACTTGGGAATTTTGCTAAAAATATCCATGGTTTTTCTGTTTTTAATGACAAAGGGAAGAAATTGAAATTTGAGAAAACTTCAAAAGATGTTTGGTTGATTGAAAACGTTAAAACATCTTTCATTGAGGTGCGATACTCATACTTTGCAGCTGAATTGAATGCAGGTTCTACCTTTATGAATGATCAGCAATTATATGTGAATCCTGTAAATTGTTTGGTGTATGTGAAAGATCAACTCAATGATCCCTGTGAACTGCACGTGAAAATTCCGGCTGATTTTAAACTGGCATGCGGAGCGCTACACAAGAAAAATATTATACGCACTGAAAATTTTCATGAGTTAGCTGATTCACCTTTTATTGCCGGAGCATCACTTCAGCATCATAAATACAAAACAAAAGATGTACTTGTTCATCTCTGGTTTCAAGGTGAATGTAAACCTGAGTGGGACAAAATTCTCCCTGATTTTATAAAATTCACGAATTCTCAAATTGAAAAATTTGGCAAATTTCCGGTTCCTGAATATCATTTTCTTTTTCAAATTTTACCTTATCCAAATTATCACGGAGTTGAACATCTCAATAGTACAGTGCTGGCTTTGGGTCCGGGGTATGAGTTGATGAAAGAAGGGTATGATGATTTACTTGGGGTGTGTTCTCACGAATTATATCATGCATGGAATATTAAATCAATCAGACCGGTTGAAATGTTCCCGTATGATTATTCAAAAGAAAATTATTCACGCTTAGGTTATGTATGTGAAGGGGTAACCACATACATGGGTGATTTGTTTTTAGCTGAGTCAGGTGTACGAAAATTCAGTTGGTATAAAACAGAACTTGAAAAACTTTTGCAAAGACATTTTGATAATTTCGGACGCTTCAACTATTCCGTTGCTGAATCAAGTTTTGATACCTGGTTAGATGGTTATGTGTCGGGTGCGCCCAATCGTAAAACCAGTATCTACAATGAAGGAGCCCTGCTGGCTTTTGTTGTTGATATGAAAATTCGCAAAGCAAGTGCTAATAAAAATTCATTGCATGATGTGATGCAAGAATTATATCAAAAGTTTGCGCTGAAAAGAAAAGGATATTCAGAAGAAGATTATAAAAAGCTGCTTGAAAAATACGCCAATGAAAAGTTAGATGATTTGTTTGATCATTTTATACATGGGGTACACTCTTTTGAAACTATATTGGTTCCGGCTTTTGAAACTGTAGGCTTGTCTATAAAAATGATTCCTAATCCGTCTCATGCGCAAGCAATTTTAGGCGTCAAAACTTTGGTTGTGGGAGATAAAACTGTGGTGAAACAAATCTATCCCGGAAGTACGGCGGATTTAGGGAAAATTCAAATGGAAGATGAAATTGTGGCGGTGAATGGTTATCGTGTGAATGCTAATCTTGATAAATGGGTAGAGTATTTTAAAGACTCCCAAATTGAACTAACCGTGAGCCGTGCGGGAAGAATTTTACAACTACTTTGTCCGCATACAAACAAGAGTTATTTTCCGGTGTATCAATTGAGCTTTTCCAAAGCACCATCTAATCTTGAAAAGAGAATTTTTAAAAAATGGTGTGGAGAAGAATGGGGTAAAACAGTGCAATAG
- a CDS encoding phosphatase PAP2 family protein produces the protein MQKRVVVVIGLASLLFLNCNTYAGSDSLLSTKESGDQRGHYFDVSWAPVGLSLLSVSLMLDSSKYGLQKLIRDPFNGFHTELEDYTQYAPIVMMYTADLFKVPAKNSVWNQTKYLVFSEIGTSAIVHLLKNTLKVQRPNSWSLNSYPSGHTSQAFVASQVLFNEYRETAPVLAYSGFAFSISTGMLRIVNNRHWLPDVLLGAGIAMLVTNTIYYFEPLKKWNPFKNKKRKTELGFIPSLRDDYIGAYLSIKF, from the coding sequence ATGCAAAAACGAGTTGTTGTTGTCATTGGTTTGGCATCTTTACTTTTTTTGAACTGCAATACCTATGCTGGTTCAGATAGTTTATTGAGTACGAAAGAATCGGGAGATCAACGTGGACATTATTTTGATGTTTCCTGGGCTCCGGTTGGTTTGAGTCTGCTGAGTGTTAGCCTCATGTTGGATTCTTCAAAATACGGGTTGCAAAAATTAATACGCGATCCGTTTAACGGATTTCATACTGAGCTGGAAGATTACACACAATATGCTCCAATAGTTATGATGTACACGGCAGATTTGTTTAAGGTACCGGCAAAAAATTCGGTTTGGAACCAGACAAAATATCTTGTGTTTTCAGAAATTGGTACCTCAGCAATTGTGCATCTGTTAAAAAACACATTGAAGGTGCAACGTCCAAACAGCTGGAGTTTAAATTCTTATCCTTCCGGTCATACATCTCAGGCATTTGTGGCAAGTCAGGTATTGTTTAATGAGTATAGAGAGACAGCCCCTGTACTTGCTTATAGTGGTTTTGCGTTTTCAATTTCAACGGGTATGTTGCGCATTGTAAATAACCGCCATTGGTTGCCTGATGTGCTACTGGGGGCGGGCATTGCCATGTTGGTTACCAATACCATTTATTATTTTGAACCGCTCAAAAAATGGAATCCTTTTAAAAATAAAAAGAGAAAAACGGAGCTGGGATTTATTCCTTCTCTGCGTGATGATTATATTGGTGCTTACTTATCCATAAAATTTTAA
- a CDS encoding sigma-70 family RNA polymerase sigma factor — protein MVKGENLSDKGKRDLVLVEQALNGDQSAYGDLMEMYRESIYFMMLKMVRTEDDAEDLTIEAFGKAFNRLHQYSPSFAFSTWLFKIASNNAIDHIRKKRIQLTSIDSGYTNDDGDSVSIDVRSAEKDPEEERIHDEKVKLMRGLVKKLKPRYRDLIEKRYFEELSYEEIAEQMNLPLGTVKAQLFRARTFLAEMMGTAKDTI, from the coding sequence ATGGTAAAAGGAGAAAACTTATCTGACAAAGGAAAACGTGATCTTGTATTGGTAGAACAAGCCTTGAATGGTGACCAGTCAGCTTACGGAGACCTGATGGAAATGTACCGTGAATCCATCTATTTCATGATGCTCAAAATGGTGCGTACCGAAGATGATGCTGAAGATTTAACCATTGAAGCATTTGGAAAAGCCTTTAATCGTCTGCATCAATATTCACCCAGTTTTGCTTTTTCAACTTGGCTTTTTAAAATTGCTTCCAATAATGCCATTGATCATATTCGCAAAAAAAGAATTCAGCTAACTTCCATTGACAGCGGTTATACCAATGATGATGGAGACAGCGTTTCAATTGATGTGAGAAGTGCTGAGAAAGATCCGGAAGAAGAACGAATTCATGACGAAAAAGTTAAACTCATGCGCGGTTTGGTGAAAAAACTGAAACCAAGATATCGTGATTTGATTGAGAAAAGATATTTCGAAGAATTGTCTTACGAAGAAATTGCTGAGCAAATGAATTTACCGCTTGGCACCGTGAAAGCACAATTGTTCAGAGCACGTACTTTTTTGGCTGAGATGATGGGCACCGCTAAGGATACAATCTAA
- a CDS encoding acyltransferase: protein MRFIAAFAVFVFHYFRDIKSFYPGIEENLLFKTALIFADKGGLGVNFFFVLSGFLITYLILHEKHHTGSFNLYHFLVRRTLRIWPLYFIIVLIGFVFFPIMFNSYSTLHDPVMYLFFLANFDEIKNGLHDSVNFLTAPWSVAVEEQFYLVWSFMLLIFMRIKGFKTSYLIILLYIVSFWFRWEFRDDERVLYYHTLSVCQDILMGALFGIALYKNKPWIQQIANMHRWKIVLIYILGLGVCVFKNKIFTGDIVVFERFFLSLFFGFVIAEQTLGKHSFFKVGKISWMTNLGKMSYGFYMYHLVVMYVLCRLVAAFLPTGYYLIPLYFAASLLVTLLISYLSFRWIETPFLKLKSRFG, encoded by the coding sequence TTGCGGTTTATAGCCGCTTTTGCTGTATTTGTCTTTCATTATTTCAGAGATATCAAATCATTCTATCCCGGAATTGAAGAGAACCTACTTTTCAAGACAGCATTGATATTTGCAGATAAAGGTGGTTTGGGCGTGAATTTCTTTTTTGTGCTTTCAGGATTTCTGATCACGTACCTCATTCTTCATGAAAAACATCACACCGGATCTTTTAATCTCTATCATTTTTTGGTGAGACGAACGTTGCGCATCTGGCCCTTGTATTTTATCATTGTTTTAATCGGATTCGTGTTTTTTCCAATCATGTTTAATTCATACTCAACATTACATGATCCCGTAATGTATCTTTTTTTTCTTGCAAATTTTGATGAAATTAAAAACGGTTTACACGACTCAGTGAATTTTCTCACAGCGCCATGGTCTGTTGCGGTTGAAGAACAATTTTATCTGGTTTGGAGTTTTATGCTGTTGATTTTTATGCGAATCAAAGGCTTTAAAACTAGTTATCTTATCATCTTGTTATATATAGTTTCTTTTTGGTTCCGGTGGGAATTCCGTGACGATGAACGTGTGCTTTATTACCATACGCTTTCTGTTTGTCAGGACATTTTAATGGGCGCGTTATTTGGAATAGCGTTATACAAAAACAAACCATGGATTCAGCAAATAGCCAATATGCATCGGTGGAAAATTGTGTTGATTTATATTCTTGGTTTAGGCGTTTGTGTTTTTAAGAATAAAATTTTCACCGGTGATATAGTTGTTTTTGAACGATTTTTTTTGTCGCTTTTTTTTGGTTTTGTTATTGCTGAGCAGACATTGGGAAAACACTCATTTTTTAAAGTTGGAAAAATTTCATGGATGACCAATCTGGGAAAAATGTCTTATGGTTTTTACATGTATCATTTGGTTGTGATGTACGTTTTGTGCAGATTGGTGGCGGCTTTTTTGCCCACCGGGTATTATCTGATACCGCTATATTTTGCTGCATCACTGCTTGTCACGCTGCTGATTTCGTATCTCAGTTTCCGGTGGATAGAAACTCCTTTTCTGAAATTGAAAAGCAGGTTTGGGTAA
- the rsmG gene encoding 16S rRNA (guanine(527)-N(7))-methyltransferase RsmG, translated as MAKADLIFNYFTQLSSHQKDQFNALYDLYFFWNNQINVVSRKDFEFFYERHVLHSLGIAKIIQFTPGTDVMDVGTGGGFPGVPLAILFPEVKFTLVDSIGKKIKVVQEVSAAAGINNVTAMHKRAEEVNQKFDFVVSRAVTQMKDFIPWVQNKFKSKQQNGYPNGIFYLKGGDLTEELSGIKNYMEQIELSAFFKEPFFETKKVVYVGVRE; from the coding sequence GTGGCCAAGGCCGATTTAATATTCAACTATTTTACACAACTTTCTTCTCACCAGAAAGATCAGTTCAACGCATTGTATGATCTCTATTTTTTTTGGAATAATCAAATCAATGTTGTTAGTCGAAAAGATTTTGAATTCTTTTATGAAAGACATGTCTTACACTCATTAGGCATTGCAAAAATAATTCAGTTTACGCCGGGAACAGATGTGATGGATGTTGGCACCGGTGGTGGGTTTCCGGGTGTGCCGCTGGCCATTCTTTTTCCTGAAGTAAAATTTACTTTGGTTGATTCTATCGGAAAAAAAATTAAAGTAGTGCAGGAGGTTTCAGCAGCGGCAGGAATTAATAATGTAACAGCCATGCATAAACGCGCTGAAGAAGTGAATCAAAAATTTGATTTTGTGGTGAGCCGGGCAGTTACACAAATGAAAGATTTTATTCCCTGGGTACAAAACAAATTCAAATCCAAACAACAAAATGGATATCCCAACGGAATTTTCTATCTCAAAGGCGGTGACCTCACCGAAGAATTATCCGGCATAAAAAATTACATGGAACAAATTGAGCTGAGCGCGTTTTTCAAAGAGCCTTTTTTTGAGACGAAGAAGGTGGTGTACGTGGGGGTTAGGGAATAG
- a CDS encoding Fic family protein, giving the protein MAKYIYEYKNWTDFFWNDKAINALFGEVKLIQGKIIGQMNTLGFSAKEEATLTALTFDVVKSSEIEGELLNYDQVRSSIARRLGINTAGLVPSNRHIEGIVEMMLDATQRYTLPLTAKRLFGWHAALFPTGYSGPYPIEVGKYRTGEMHIVSGAMGKEKIHFVAVKAKSVKLEMDKFLVWFNHDDQLDPVIKAAIAHFWFIIIHPFDDGNGRIGRAITDMLLARAEHSGERFYSMSSQILIERKLYYNVLQKVQHHSGDITQWLEWFLLCLKNAMLATENTTQRILRKAEFWKLHENIPINQRQRTILNMLFDGFEGKLQSSKWAKITKVSSDTALRDIKDLIKKGVLQETGEGGRNVNYELTNFELK; this is encoded by the coding sequence ATGGCCAAATACATTTACGAATATAAAAATTGGACTGACTTTTTTTGGAACGATAAAGCCATCAATGCCTTATTTGGCGAGGTGAAACTAATACAAGGAAAAATCATAGGGCAAATGAATACTTTGGGTTTTTCGGCCAAAGAAGAAGCTACGCTGACTGCCCTTACCTTCGACGTGGTAAAATCAAGTGAAATAGAAGGCGAGTTGCTTAACTACGATCAAGTGCGTTCATCCATTGCAAGACGCTTAGGGATTAACACAGCTGGGCTTGTTCCAAGCAATCGTCACATAGAAGGTATTGTTGAAATGATGTTAGATGCTACTCAACGCTATACTTTGCCTTTAACAGCCAAACGTCTGTTTGGTTGGCATGCTGCACTTTTTCCAACAGGTTATAGCGGACCTTACCCAATAGAAGTAGGTAAATATCGAACAGGTGAAATGCATATAGTTTCAGGTGCAATGGGAAAAGAAAAAATACACTTTGTAGCAGTAAAAGCCAAATCAGTGAAACTTGAGATGGATAAGTTTTTAGTTTGGTTCAACCATGATGACCAACTTGATCCCGTAATAAAAGCGGCGATTGCTCACTTTTGGTTTATTATTATTCATCCCTTTGATGACGGCAACGGGCGAATTGGGCGAGCTATAACCGATATGTTGCTTGCTCGTGCCGAACATAGTGGTGAACGTTTTTACAGTATGTCAAGCCAAATTTTAATAGAACGCAAACTCTACTACAACGTATTGCAAAAAGTACAACACCATTCAGGTGACATTACCCAATGGCTTGAATGGTTTTTGCTCTGCCTTAAAAATGCAATGCTTGCAACGGAAAATACCACTCAACGCATCTTACGAAAAGCTGAATTTTGGAAACTTCACGAAAACATACCAATCAACCAACGCCAACGCACCATTTTAAATATGTTGTTTGATGGGTTTGAAGGAAAATTACAATCGTCAAAATGGGCTAAAATCACAAAAGTTTCTTCAGACACCGCATTACGTGACATAAAAGATCTGATAAAAAAAGGCGTCTTGCAAGAAACTGGAGAAGGAGGAAGAAATGTCAACTATGAACTTACAAACTTTGAACTGAAGTAA
- a CDS encoding C40 family peptidase encodes MLTVGDFGICNVSVAPVRASASDAAEMVTQLLFGDYVKIIEKGEPWIKIRFERDDYEGYMDFKQLTYIDRQLYDAGTAVRHKVLFEPILELEGPRGIQNIMMGSDLPFYKDGKVRLGHELYTVLAPVDMQFKADILETAEIYLNSPYLWGGKSIFGIDCSGLVQLVFKVCGADLPRDASKQVHTGSTVRFDQRQSGDLAFFINDAGRVHHVGIVASPHEIIHAAGRVRKDRLDEEGIFNFDLEKKTHTLHVIKRISL; translated from the coding sequence ATGCTGACAGTTGGAGATTTTGGAATTTGCAATGTATCTGTTGCACCTGTTAGAGCTTCTGCTTCTGATGCCGCTGAAATGGTTACACAGCTATTGTTTGGTGATTACGTGAAAATCATTGAAAAGGGAGAACCCTGGATCAAAATCCGTTTTGAACGGGATGACTATGAAGGATACATGGATTTTAAACAACTCACCTATATTGATAGGCAATTATACGACGCAGGTACAGCAGTGCGTCATAAAGTTTTGTTTGAACCTATTCTTGAATTAGAAGGTCCGCGGGGAATTCAGAATATCATGATGGGTTCTGATTTGCCGTTTTATAAAGATGGAAAAGTACGTTTAGGGCATGAGTTGTATACGGTGCTTGCACCTGTTGACATGCAGTTTAAAGCTGATATTCTTGAAACTGCTGAAATCTATTTGAACTCACCTTATCTATGGGGAGGAAAATCCATTTTTGGAATTGATTGTTCAGGTCTGGTGCAATTAGTTTTTAAAGTATGCGGTGCTGATTTACCGCGCGATGCATCTAAGCAAGTGCATACAGGCTCAACGGTGCGTTTTGATCAAAGGCAAAGCGGTGATTTGGCTTTTTTTATAAATGATGCCGGTAGAGTTCATCATGTGGGTATCGTTGCAAGTCCTCATGAAATAATTCACGCTGCCGGCCGTGTGCGCAAAGATCGTTTGGATGAAGAGGGAATTTTTAATTTTGATTTAGAAAAAAAAACACATACATTGCACGTTATTAAGAGGATAAGTTTGTAA